Below is a window of Vibrio sp. SS-MA-C1-2 DNA.
TTGAAACAGAGCACCATCAAAATTGATCGCATCATTGATATACTCACAATTCCCTGCATTTAAAATCACTAAATCCAGTTCGGTTTGCTGGGACAATTTCTGTTCTAGTTGAGAATAGTCGGTGAGTTCAATCTGTAATGGTGTCACCGAATAATGATCAACTAAATGATCGAGTTTAGAAATGTTACGTCCACATGCGATAACTTGGTTGCCTGCTTTACCATACGCTTCAGTTAGCGCCAATCCAATTCCCGATGTTGCTCCAGTGATAAGAATTTTCATCTTGGACTCCTCTTACGACGGTGACCCTTTCTCGTTCTTTAAACAACGTAGTCGAACAATAAAAGGATCACTTTCTAATAAAGCATCGTTGTAAACGGGTTGATTAACCGATTAACACCTTGAGTAAAAGAGATTGGCGCATTCTGCACTGTGTAGCAAAGACAACCTTCTGTGGTTTTAGGTGAATGACTACATTTTTCATCTAACCAAATAAAGTCACCAGCTTGATATTCACCACACTGATCTCGAAAACTTCCTGACAATAAAAGCGTCAATTCAAATCCTTGATGTGTGTGTTCAGGAATTGCTTTATTCGCTTCTATATAAAGAAGGTTACTACGCAATAGATTATTTTGATTTAGCGAGGCTCTACTCACTCCTGCGATTTGTTTCCATTCTTGGATATCGTAATTATTTAGTGCTTTTGGCAAGGAGAAATATTTCCCTTGTACCTTAATTTCTTTAGGTTCTTGAGGTGAAAGTATTGTTGGCTTTTGCTCCGAAGAGAAAATATCATCAAGCAGAATATCGAAATTAACATCTAAAGCATTCGTTGAAGTTAATGATATGTCATCTTCAGTAAAAAAGGCTTGATGTGCTTCCTGCTGGGTAAGGAGTGTGACTTGTTCATTGCACTGTTCACAAAGCTCGCAATGAGCACTCACTGCGATTGCTAAGGATTCATCAAGTTCACCTTGCACAAATAATGTTAACAACTCAAAAGTTGGATGATGCTTAATTAAGGCCATAACTTAACTCCTTTCTCAATCGACTCAGCCCTAAACGCAGACGTGACTTAATTGTACCAAGCGGAAGGTCTAACCGTTCAGCCAACTCCTGTTGAGTTAACCCTTGGAGATAGATACCATCAATAATATGTCGTTGTTCCTGCGGTAACTGTTGAATTTTATTTTTCAATTCATGAGATTGCTGCCAATCTATTGGTGATTCTTCGACCTTATTTTCATAAAGAGGCCAAATGTCATAACTTATACAATCTTCACGATTACTCTGCATCTTACGCAACATATCGAAACATTGGTTTCGCATGATGGTATAAATCCAACCACCAGCATCACCTCGACTTGCATTATATAATGCCGCCTTGTGCCACACCGTCATCATCGTCTCTTGTACTAACTCTTTTGCCATCTGACTATGTTGAAAACGCTTGAGCCCAAATTGATAAATTCGTCCTGTGGAAAGATGAAAAATCTCGGCAAAAGCTTCCCGATCCTGAAATTCAGCGACCCGCGACAGGAGTTTATTCAATCGCTGTTGTTCATCTTGTTGATGATTATCTGAATTGCTTATTGAGTTGGTCATTTTATACTCGATACTAACAACTCTTCGCAATAATGTAGTCGTGTCCATATTCATCCAGTATTCACCTCTGTTCAGACTTAGACCTTTGTCACCGACTAGCAACTTCAGTAACATTAGGTATAAATTGAGTTGGCTAGCTATATCAAAGATTTCATTGTGTTTTCCGAAAACGATGGGTGGAGTAAATTTTAATGACACTAACTATTACGCATTTAAGAGTTAAAAGGATCACGCCCTATTTTAAAATTACTTAATTAAAATTAGTCCTCTTCATATCTTTAAACAAGTTAATGGGTTAACTGTTTACTACACAACCCTCTTTTTACAATTTAGAAATAACGCAAAATGATTTCGGTGAAAAAACGTACCCTTCACTTTAATTAATATACGCGTTGAGTGTTTTTAAAAATAAGAACTGAATATGAGTATATACTTGATGATGATTACCCATATACCTAAAATAATTGGAGTTGGTAGTAGGCGGCAAGTAAGTGAGGCCCCATGAGTATAGGTGTACTCTATGATTGGGGCGAAAGAATACAGCCAGAAACCTAGCGACTTCAAGTATGAAGGGTATATCAAATTAAAAAAGAGGCTAACATGAGTAAATTAATTGATGATTTCTGCAAATATTATCAAGATCTCTCAAAAGATAAGATCTCATCGTTATCTACTTTGTACCAACAAGATGCCGTTTTAGAAGATCCTGTTCATAAACTAACTGGACTGAATAATATCGAAGAATATTTCTCTCGATTATTAGAAAATATCTCATACTGTCAATTTGATATTGAGACTATAGTCATTCAAGATCAAACGGCTTTTATTACTTGGGTCATGCGTTTTGCCCACCCTAAAATAAACCAAGGTAACGAAATTGCAGTCCCCGGAGTTAGTCATCTACTATTTATCGATAAAATCAATTATCACCGAGATTATTATGATTTAGGAGGGATGTTATATGAGCATATTCCATTATTAAATATGATTATCAAGAAGATAAAAAGCGGTCTGTCTTAATCAGTTGATGATTAAAAATGCTAAAACAGACCAAATATTTTTTAACTAGAAACAGATAATACTAGGCTTTTTTCTTATGTTCATCAATTGAGTAAGCACCTGCCCCATTGATAACTAAGAGTAAAAACCCACCAGCCATAGATACATTTTTCATAAAGTTTATAAATTGCATTTGATCCGCAAAATCATGATGGAAGATTAATGCCGTTAAAATCGAGTAGCCTGCTAATAAGAATGCCATTAATCGACATTTATAACCGACTAATATTAATAAAGAGAAGCCCAATTCTGTAATAATAACTAAAGGTAATAGAAATGTAGGAACGCCCATTGCTGCCATATACCCTTCAGTAGCACCATACCCCGTTACTTTACCAAAGCCTGAAATAAGAAATAAAAGAACAAGAAGTAGGCGCGCTAAAGGTGATGCTAATTTTAATGAAGTATTCATAATGTAATCCTATAAGTGTTTTGTTTAATATTCGTAGTTGATGTAGCGAATATTACACATTCAGATTAAACTAATAAACAAGCACGATAAGAAGACATTATTCTTGTTTTACGAACAATTAAAAACAACATCAGGGTTCGATAAAAAGATGCTCATTGATGCTAACAGTAAGGGTTTATAATCTATGGGCGAATTAGAGTACATGCGGTTGTTTATTACCATTGTTGAATCCGGCAGTATTACCAAGGCTGCGGAACAACTTGATATGGCAAAATCTGTGGTCAGTAAACGATTAAGTGAACTAGAAGAGAACTTAAAGTGTAAACTAATTAATCGTACAACTCGTACATCAAGTCTGACCGATGCCGGGGAATTCTACCTCCAACGAGCACATCAAATCCTTTCTGACGTCACTCAACTAAATGAAGCGGTTGTTTTAGAACAAACCTCCGTGAAAGGAATATTGCGTATCTCTGCTCCCTTAGTCTTTGGATTAGAGCACTTAGCGCCAGCTTTTGATCTTTTTTATAAAAAATATCCGGATATACAATTGGATATCGACTTTTCAGATACAAAAATAGACTTAGTTAAAGAGGGCTATGATCTTGCCTTTAGAATTGGAATATTAGAAGACTCTTCTCTTAGATTTAAGCGTATAGCACCAGTGAGTTTTAAAATTTGTGCGACAAAAAAATATTTAGACCAACATGGATACCCTGAAACTATTGAAGAATTTAAGCAGCATCATTTAGTCAAATATTCATTAGTCAAGCGTGCTGGTTATACGGTTCATGATAAAGATGATCGTGAATATACACTAAAGGGTAAAATTAATATTTACGCCAACAATGGGACCTTCTTAAAAATGATGGTTCTTAACCATCACGGTATATCCGCATTTCCAACATTTAATGTGTGGCAAGAAATCAAAGATAAGAAGCTCATCGAAATCATGCCAAACTATAAAATTAAACGTACCCATGCCTATATTGTCTATCCAAATAGTCGTTACCTCCCCCATAAAAATCGAGTTTTCATTGATTTTATTCAACAGTATTTTAGTGGCACACCTTATTGGGAGAGTTAAGCATTACTCTTTATCGTATTGATTAAAAAAATGAAAAATTTCATTTAACGCTTTATTTCTACATTGATCTTTATCGATTAATATATCGTGAAATGCGTCTTCTATCTCCATTATTTGGCTCGTTTGACATTGTTCATTGAATTTATCTTGTGCTTTGTTATCAACCACTGAATCATTCGTTGCTTGCAAGATCAAGGTTGGCGTATCAACCTTTTCTGCATTTTGAATACATTGCTTGCCTGCTTTGATTGATTCACTGACCCAGCGAGCACTTGGCCCCTCTAATTTAAGGTGACTATTATTTTTATAAAGCTCTTTAAAGAGTTTATATCTAATTTTACTTTGAGTGAGAACATTCTTTTCAAATGGAGCATGTTTATATTGAATAGCACCTAATGCATAATTTGGCTTTTTAGTGAAATATTCAAATATATTCAGAGCTGGCTTTTTTATTACCGAAGCCGCTTTTGGGATGACCACTCCAAACATTGGTGCACTTAAAATCATCGCATCGATACTGTTTTCAAACAGTGTCACATATTTTGTCGTAACAACCCCACCCATAGAGTGTCCAAGAAGATAACACTTTCCATCAATATTTGGGTAGACTACTTTTTCCATAAATATGTATAAATCCATTACATAATCAGCAAAGTCATCAACATGCCCTAACTCTGGATTGGTTGTGAAGCGATCAGATTCGCCTTGACCTCGATGATCATAAGTATAAATATTATAGTGTTCACTAAGCTCTAAAATTAACTCTTGGTATTTCCAAAAGCTCTCATTTCGACCATTAACAATAACAATCGTATCTTTTTTATTTTGTGGGTTTATTCGTAACCAACGAACTTTCACTTTATCAACACCAATAAATTCACCTTTTTCGGCCGTCTGCCAAAGAAAGTTTATATGATCTTTAATATTACTAATCAAGCTTTGCTCATTGGTAATTAATGGCAACAGATTGTTTTTTACATTCAAATTAGAATTAGTGAGGTGCAGCTTTTTGGCTACAGTGGAAAGAAAAAACTGCCCCATTCTCTTGCCTAATAAATAATCAGAATGAAGATCTTTTTTACTGGAAGAAAGAACATGAGACCGTAATTTTCTCCGTGGGTAGATCTCATAAATATTGACATCTTCAGGGGGATTTTTTAAAAATTGCTGACTATTAATATAGTTGTTTTCATGGGTCATTAACATCTCAGCTAATTTGGGGATTTTCTTACCTAAGAGGTTAAATTTAGTCAGGAATCGAACCCAATCATGACTACTTGTATCATCTTCATGAATACTGCGAATAACAACAATGTGTTTATAGCCTTGACGATATGCTTCTTCCGCTGGAATTGCTGAAGAAACACCACCATCAACCCAAGGATGATTATCAATCATTACTTGTTGATTACTCACTAAAGGTATTGCCGATGTCGCTTTCAAAGCATCTTGCCAACGGACATGATTAATATCAAAAAATTTGGTTTCTAAGGTTTCCGCATGAGAAGCTGTTGCTAAAAATGTTTTACTTTTTAGTTGCTCCCTCCCTCGTCCCCAACTCAAAGGAAAACGATTTTCTGTCTGTTCAATCAAATAGTCTAAGTCCATTCCAACTTTTTTAAGTAGATACTTATTAAGATCAAAAAATTCAGGGTGACGGCTCACTTTAGTGATCATATTATAAGCATGACCTTGATCTTCGCAGACATAGGAGGCCAGATTCAATGAACCTGCAGAGACACCAATTAATAACGAGAATGGATTAAAATTTGCTTCAAGAAAGGTATCTAAAACGCCAGCAGAAAAGATAGTACGCTGCCCCCCCTTCAACGATTAAAGCTATCTTATCTATATCTTGCTCAAACAGTTTAAGAATATCAAAACTATGTTGATTAATTGTATAATGCGCGCCCAAAATAACCCCTTACCTATTTTTTGAGAATCATTGATTAAATATCTCACTCTCTACGACTAGTGCTTAATTATAGTAATTAATTAGATAATTTATCACTCAAATATTTTTAATCTCCATTTAAGGTAAGATAAATCTATTCTTCCACTCATCTAGAATAACGGTTAATTAAAAAACTAAAATTAGTAATTTTAACATTTGAAAAACGATAATTTCACATCTAAGTTTAAGTAACTTAAATAGTAGAGTGTACGCATATGAAAAAATATATCACTGGTATTGTCATTACCTTTATAATGGGTATTGTCTCTTTCGAGTTAGCAAAAGTTCCTTTCTTTAAAGAGTATCAAATCAGCCCACTCGTTATCTGTATATTAATTGGTATGATTATCGGTAACTTTATTCCCCAAGCACTTCCTAAAAGTTCCGCTATCGGAATTAAATTTAGTCAACAAAAATTACTCCGCCTTGGTATTATTCTTTATGGTTTCTTTATTACGTTTCAACAAATCATCGAAGTCGGGCTTGCTGGTTTAGTGGTTGATATCTTGGTTATTATCACCACATTT
It encodes the following:
- a CDS encoding sigma-70 family RNA polymerase sigma factor, which translates into the protein MTNSISNSDNHQQDEQQRLNKLLSRVAEFQDREAFAEIFHLSTGRIYQFGLKRFQHSQMAKELVQETMMTVWHKAALYNASRGDAGGWIYTIMRNQCFDMLRKMQSNREDCISYDIWPLYENKVEESPIDWQQSHELKNKIQQLPQEQRHIIDGIYLQGLTQQELAERLDLPLGTIKSRLRLGLSRLRKELSYGLN
- a CDS encoding DoxX family protein; this translates as MNTSLKLASPLARLLLVLLFLISGFGKVTGYGATEGYMAAMGVPTFLLPLVIITELGFSLLILVGYKCRLMAFLLAGYSILTALIFHHDFADQMQFINFMKNVSMAGGFLLLVINGAGAYSIDEHKKKA
- a CDS encoding ChrR family anti-sigma-E factor, yielding MALIKHHPTFELLTLFVQGELDESLAIAVSAHCELCEQCNEQVTLLTQQEAHQAFFTEDDISLTSTNALDVNFDILLDDIFSSEQKPTILSPQEPKEIKVQGKYFSLPKALNNYDIQEWKQIAGVSRASLNQNNLLRSNLLYIEANKAIPEHTHQGFELTLLLSGSFRDQCGEYQAGDFIWLDEKCSHSPKTTEGCLCYTVQNAPISFTQGVNRLINPFTTMLY
- a CDS encoding alpha/beta fold hydrolase — translated: MKGGQRTIFSAGVLDTFLEANFNPFSLLIGVSAGSLNLASYVCEDQGHAYNMITKVSRHPEFFDLNKYLLKKVGMDLDYLIEQTENRFPLSWGRGREQLKSKTFLATASHAETLETKFFDINHVRWQDALKATSAIPLVSNQQVMIDNHPWVDGGVSSAIPAEEAYRQGYKHIVVIRSIHEDDTSSHDWVRFLTKFNLLGKKIPKLAEMLMTHENNYINSQQFLKNPPEDVNIYEIYPRRKLRSHVLSSSKKDLHSDYLLGKRMGQFFLSTVAKKLHLTNSNLNVKNNLLPLITNEQSLISNIKDHINFLWQTAEKGEFIGVDKVKVRWLRINPQNKKDTIVIVNGRNESFWKYQELILELSEHYNIYTYDHRGQGESDRFTTNPELGHVDDFADYVMDLYIFMEKVVYPNIDGKCYLLGHSMGGVVTTKYVTLFENSIDAMILSAPMFGVVIPKAASVIKKPALNIFEYFTKKPNYALGAIQYKHAPFEKNVLTQSKIRYKLFKELYKNNSHLKLEGPSARWVSESIKAGKQCIQNAEKVDTPTLILQATNDSVVDNKAQDKFNEQCQTSQIMEIEDAFHDILIDKDQCRNKALNEIFHFFNQYDKE
- a CDS encoding LysR family transcriptional regulator, encoding MGELEYMRLFITIVESGSITKAAEQLDMAKSVVSKRLSELEENLKCKLINRTTRTSSLTDAGEFYLQRAHQILSDVTQLNEAVVLEQTSVKGILRISAPLVFGLEHLAPAFDLFYKKYPDIQLDIDFSDTKIDLVKEGYDLAFRIGILEDSSLRFKRIAPVSFKICATKKYLDQHGYPETIEEFKQHHLVKYSLVKRAGYTVHDKDDREYTLKGKINIYANNGTFLKMMVLNHHGISAFPTFNVWQEIKDKKLIEIMPNYKIKRTHAYIVYPNSRYLPHKNRVFIDFIQQYFSGTPYWES
- a CDS encoding nuclear transport factor 2 family protein, with amino-acid sequence MSKLIDDFCKYYQDLSKDKISSLSTLYQQDAVLEDPVHKLTGLNNIEEYFSRLLENISYCQFDIETIVIQDQTAFITWVMRFAHPKINQGNEIAVPGVSHLLFIDKINYHRDYYDLGGMLYEHIPLLNMIIKKIKSGLS